A single genomic interval of Prionailurus viverrinus isolate Anna chromosome A2, UM_Priviv_1.0, whole genome shotgun sequence harbors:
- the TMEM139 gene encoding transmembrane protein 139 isoform X1: MLVSIKAPGRASQDWVLDGVERAGRDTAKKKEEGRKAGPLHRAWGGAMVPRQFWGRLEKPLLFLCCASFLLGLALLGIQPDIAPVAYFFLTLGGFFLFACLLACILERGFRSMQTESSGASSNARDNEAFEVPTYEEAVVLESQCRPQELGQPPPYSSVVTPPVLEEGQPGHPEGPERARLERRVGSEGSTTSGNPGRAPISLRLRGPRAVSTAPDLQILGMPPKLEPLTPPPDYDVSFGQPDDVFFENNRTPP, from the exons ATGCTGGTGAGCATCAAAGCCCCAGGCAGGGCCAGCCAGGACTGGGTCTTGGATGGTGTAGAAAGAGCTGGAAGGGACACtgcaaagaagaaggaagaaggaaggaaggcagggccaTTACACA gagcctggggaggggccaTGGTGCCAAGACAGTTTTGGGGGAGACTGGAGAAGCCGCTTCTCTTCCTGTGCTGCGCCTCCTTCCTCCTGGGGCTGGCTTTGCTGGGCATACAGCCAGACATCGCCCCTGTTGCTTATTTCTTTCTCACCTTGGGTGGCTTCTTCTTGTTTGCCTGCCTCCTGGCCTGTATTCTGGAAAGGGGGTTCCGATCCATGCAGACCGAGAGTTCGGGGGCCTCAAGCAATGCACG CGACAACGAGGCCTTTGAGGTGCCAACCTATGAAGAGGCTGTGGTGTTGGAATCACAGTGCCGCCCCCAAGAGCTGGGTCAACCACCCCCCTACAGCAGTGTTGTAACCCCTCCAGTACTTGAGGAAGGACAGCCTGGCCATCCAGAGGGGCCCGAAAGAGCTAGACTGGAAAGGCGAGTGGGCTCAGAGGGATCCACGACCTCAGGAAACCCTGGAAGAGCTCCAATCAGCCTTCGGCTTCGGGGACCCCGAGCTGTGTCCACTGCTCCTGATCTGCAGATCTTGGGGATGCCCCCCAAACTGGAGCCTCTTACCCCACCCCCTGACTATGATGTCAGCTTTGGTCAACCTGatgatgttttctttgaaaacaacCGGACACCCCCCTAA
- the TMEM139 gene encoding transmembrane protein 139 isoform X2: MVPRQFWGRLEKPLLFLCCASFLLGLALLGIQPDIAPVAYFFLTLGGFFLFACLLACILERGFRSMQTESSGASSNARDNEAFEVPTYEEAVVLESQCRPQELGQPPPYSSVVTPPVLEEGQPGHPEGPERARLERRVGSEGSTTSGNPGRAPISLRLRGPRAVSTAPDLQILGMPPKLEPLTPPPDYDVSFGQPDDVFFENNRTPP, encoded by the exons aTGGTGCCAAGACAGTTTTGGGGGAGACTGGAGAAGCCGCTTCTCTTCCTGTGCTGCGCCTCCTTCCTCCTGGGGCTGGCTTTGCTGGGCATACAGCCAGACATCGCCCCTGTTGCTTATTTCTTTCTCACCTTGGGTGGCTTCTTCTTGTTTGCCTGCCTCCTGGCCTGTATTCTGGAAAGGGGGTTCCGATCCATGCAGACCGAGAGTTCGGGGGCCTCAAGCAATGCACG CGACAACGAGGCCTTTGAGGTGCCAACCTATGAAGAGGCTGTGGTGTTGGAATCACAGTGCCGCCCCCAAGAGCTGGGTCAACCACCCCCCTACAGCAGTGTTGTAACCCCTCCAGTACTTGAGGAAGGACAGCCTGGCCATCCAGAGGGGCCCGAAAGAGCTAGACTGGAAAGGCGAGTGGGCTCAGAGGGATCCACGACCTCAGGAAACCCTGGAAGAGCTCCAATCAGCCTTCGGCTTCGGGGACCCCGAGCTGTGTCCACTGCTCCTGATCTGCAGATCTTGGGGATGCCCCCCAAACTGGAGCCTCTTACCCCACCCCCTGACTATGATGTCAGCTTTGGTCAACCTGatgatgttttctttgaaaacaacCGGACACCCCCCTAA